Proteins from a genomic interval of Rhodothermales bacterium:
- the guaB gene encoding IMP dehydrogenase, protein MYSDLADKIRGDGLTYDDVLLVPARSSVMPRSVSTQTFLTRRIELNIPLVSAAMDTVTEAGMAIAIAREGGVGVLHKNMSIVQQADEVRRVKRSESGMILDPITLSPESTVGDARQLMARFSIGGIPVVDEVGRLIGIVTNRDLRFQHDNTVRLSIAMTSTGLITAPIGTTLQTAEALLQEHKIEKLPVVDETGLLRGLITFKDIQKKRQFPNACKDEHGRLRVGAAVGVTPDLLERVEAIVEAGVDFLTVDTAHGHSEGVLEAVFKVKSDFEHVEVVAGNVATAEGTADLIAAGADAVKVGIGPGSICTTRVVAGVGVPQLTAIMDCSAVAREHQVPIIADGGIKQTGDVPKAIAAGASCVMIGGMFARVEESPGETILYEGRKYKSYRGMGSLGAMQQGSKDRYFQDAEDDIRKLVPEGIEGRVPYSGTLSEVVYQILGGLRSAMGYTGCATLTELSDRAQFVRITSSGVMESHPHNVAITKESPNYTSRSH, encoded by the coding sequence ATGTATTCAGATTTGGCAGACAAAATCCGCGGCGACGGTCTGACATACGACGACGTGCTGCTCGTACCTGCACGCTCCTCTGTCATGCCTCGCAGTGTATCGACGCAGACCTTCCTGACACGACGCATCGAGTTGAACATACCACTCGTTTCGGCTGCCATGGACACGGTTACGGAAGCTGGAATGGCAATTGCTATCGCACGCGAGGGCGGTGTGGGTGTCCTGCACAAGAACATGTCGATTGTACAGCAGGCAGATGAGGTCCGGCGGGTCAAGAGATCCGAGAGCGGCATGATACTGGACCCGATCACACTGAGTCCCGAGAGTACGGTAGGCGACGCCCGCCAATTAATGGCCCGATTCTCGATCGGCGGTATTCCCGTTGTCGACGAAGTCGGACGCCTCATCGGAATCGTGACGAATCGCGACCTGCGGTTTCAGCATGACAACACGGTCCGGTTGTCCATTGCGATGACGTCAACGGGATTGATAACAGCGCCGATTGGCACGACGCTGCAGACGGCCGAAGCCCTCCTGCAGGAACACAAAATTGAGAAATTGCCGGTTGTGGATGAGACCGGACTGTTGCGGGGCCTGATCACGTTCAAGGATATCCAGAAGAAGAGACAGTTCCCGAATGCCTGCAAGGATGAGCATGGCCGACTCAGAGTTGGCGCGGCCGTGGGCGTGACGCCGGATCTTCTCGAGCGGGTTGAGGCCATCGTGGAGGCAGGTGTCGATTTTCTCACCGTCGACACGGCCCATGGCCATTCCGAGGGTGTCCTCGAAGCCGTGTTCAAGGTGAAGAGCGATTTTGAACACGTGGAAGTAGTTGCGGGCAACGTGGCCACGGCCGAAGGAACTGCAGACCTTATTGCGGCCGGTGCGGACGCGGTCAAGGTGGGCATTGGACCTGGTTCAATCTGCACGACACGCGTAGTTGCCGGAGTCGGGGTTCCGCAGCTCACAGCAATCATGGATTGCAGTGCGGTCGCGCGGGAGCATCAAGTTCCGATCATCGCCGACGGTGGGATCAAGCAGACGGGTGATGTACCGAAGGCGATTGCCGCCGGCGCGAGCTGCGTCATGATTGGAGGGATGTTCGCGAGAGTCGAAGAGAGTCCCGGTGAGACCATTCTGTACGAGGGTCGGAAGTACAAGTCGTATCGGGGAATGGGGTCGCTTGGCGCGATGCAGCAGGGTAGCAAAGACCGCTACTTTCAGGATGCCGAGGACGATATCCGGAAACTGGTACCGGAAGGAATCGAAGGTCGGGTTCCATATAGCGGGACGCTGAGCGAAGTCGTCTACCAGATTCTGGGTGGCCTGCGATCCGCGATGGGCTATACCGGCTGTGCCACGCTGACCGAACTTTCGGACCGGGCACAGTTTGTCCGAATTACGTCATCCGGCGTGATGGAGAGCCACCCGCATAACGTCGCGATTACGAAGGAATCACCGAACTATACGTCGCGATCCCACTAG
- a CDS encoding rRNA pseudouridine synthase, whose product MARKSSRRPERKRKPDTESDPGIPPANNVRLNRFLAMSGVCSRRKADEMITAGLVRINGNVVSQLGTRVSAGDKVVVNGRLISPTKHTHILLNKPRDTITTTSDDRGRATVLDLVTIAGKEDMGLFPVGRLDRNTTGVLLITNDGELANRLMHPRYEIEKLYVVRADRPVEEVDFERLRSGVDLDGELVQADQVTFADPADRHIVGISLHEGRNRQIRRMMEALGYEVKKLERVRYAGLTTSRLRRGRWRTLEPFEVEGLYRKVKLKTK is encoded by the coding sequence ATGGCCAGAAAGTCCTCCAGGCGTCCTGAACGAAAGCGAAAGCCAGACACGGAGTCGGATCCCGGCATCCCTCCGGCGAACAACGTTCGGCTCAACCGCTTCCTCGCCATGTCTGGAGTTTGCTCTCGACGGAAGGCCGACGAGATGATCACGGCCGGACTCGTACGAATTAACGGCAACGTTGTCAGTCAACTGGGGACACGTGTCTCGGCGGGCGACAAGGTCGTCGTCAACGGGAGGCTAATCTCGCCGACAAAGCACACTCATATCCTCTTGAACAAACCCCGCGATACGATCACGACTACGTCGGACGATCGGGGTAGGGCAACTGTCCTCGACCTTGTCACCATTGCGGGGAAGGAGGATATGGGCCTGTTTCCTGTCGGCCGTCTCGATCGCAATACGACGGGAGTGCTCTTGATCACAAACGATGGGGAGCTGGCGAATCGGCTTATGCACCCGCGGTATGAGATCGAGAAGCTGTATGTGGTTCGTGCCGACCGGCCGGTTGAAGAGGTAGATTTTGAGCGCCTGCGATCCGGTGTGGACCTGGATGGTGAACTCGTGCAGGCCGATCAGGTGACCTTCGCGGACCCGGCGGATCGGCACATCGTCGGGATTTCCCTCCATGAAGGGCGGAATCGGCAGATTCGCCGGATGATGGAGGCCCTCGGATATGAGGTCAAGAAGCTTGAACGCGTCAGGTATGCGGGGCTGACGACCAGTCGCTTGCGACGGGGTCGGTGGCGGACGCTGGAGCCGTTCGAGGTTGAGGGGCTGTACAGGAAGGTCAAGTTGAAAACGAAATAG
- the scpB gene encoding SMC-Scp complex subunit ScpB: MNIETNGSDSGIDLDELAMMTEALIFGADEPVGTETIVDVFVRVRGGSRPTIAEVEAAVDRLNAGFEAGGRCVRIYEWAEGYRMATTPEVAPYLKVFLDQKMTRRLSRSLLETLAVVAYKQPVTKPEVDFVRGVDSDYGLRKLMELDMVDVIGRSDAVGRPLLYGTSRTFLEKFAMKGLDDLPNLREVEELLNDPSFNTERARLLLRDSLMGLESDVAPAGESTESAIDSADSGVPGAPTTNGNGLAEE, from the coding sequence ATGAATATCGAGACGAATGGCAGTGACTCCGGGATAGATCTGGATGAACTCGCAATGATGACCGAAGCGCTCATTTTTGGTGCGGATGAACCGGTCGGGACGGAAACGATTGTGGACGTGTTTGTCCGCGTCCGCGGCGGTTCACGTCCAACAATTGCCGAAGTCGAAGCGGCCGTTGACAGGCTCAACGCAGGCTTCGAGGCCGGTGGCAGGTGCGTCCGAATCTACGAGTGGGCAGAAGGGTATCGCATGGCGACAACGCCGGAAGTCGCACCATATCTCAAAGTGTTTCTTGATCAGAAGATGACGCGGCGTCTCTCAAGATCTCTGCTTGAAACACTGGCCGTCGTGGCCTACAAGCAACCCGTAACGAAGCCCGAGGTTGACTTCGTCCGCGGCGTAGACTCGGACTACGGCCTCCGCAAGTTGATGGAGCTGGACATGGTGGACGTGATCGGGAGAAGCGATGCCGTCGGTAGGCCGCTGCTCTACGGAACGAGCAGGACCTTCCTGGAGAAATTTGCGATGAAAGGTCTTGACGACCTTCCAAACCTGCGCGAAGTAGAGGAGTTGTTGAACGATCCGTCATTCAATACCGAGAGAGCACGCCTTCTCCTCCGCGATTCCCTCATGGGACTTGAAAGTGATGTGGCACCCGCGGGTGAGAGCACTGAATCCGCTATCGATTCGGCCGATTCAGGCGTGCCAGGGGCTCCGACGACGAACGGGAATGGACTGGCCGAGGAATGA
- a CDS encoding segregation/condensation protein A → MYQVRLDQFEGPLDLLMFFIQRDELDIYDIPIAQIADEFLEYVRLLEQIDLDGVGDFLYMAAVLINIKARMLLPSPEVDDEGEPIDPRAELVERLLEYVRFKEAAAGLSSRFEMRSELFTRGEASGESAFKVDAPPVVEEASIFDLISALRRVLTEAADGPEHEIEAEVYSIDMQRQYVREQLEEVSKVSFVTLVAKRSKAFIVTTFLAVLEMARLGEIVLRMAGDVDDFYLQVAEASDL, encoded by the coding sequence ATGTATCAAGTTCGACTGGATCAGTTTGAAGGTCCGCTGGACCTGCTGATGTTTTTCATTCAGCGGGATGAACTCGATATCTACGATATCCCTATCGCACAGATCGCGGACGAGTTTCTGGAGTACGTCCGTTTGCTCGAGCAGATAGATCTCGACGGTGTCGGCGATTTCCTGTACATGGCCGCCGTACTCATAAACATCAAGGCGCGGATGCTTCTGCCGTCTCCCGAGGTTGATGATGAGGGTGAGCCGATCGACCCGAGAGCGGAGCTGGTTGAACGACTCCTCGAATACGTCAGGTTCAAGGAAGCAGCGGCGGGCTTGTCCAGCCGTTTCGAGATGCGATCGGAGCTCTTCACGCGAGGTGAGGCATCCGGTGAGTCGGCCTTCAAAGTCGACGCACCGCCCGTTGTGGAAGAAGCTTCGATATTTGATCTGATATCCGCGCTACGCCGAGTCCTCACTGAAGCTGCTGACGGACCGGAGCATGAAATCGAGGCCGAGGTATATTCGATTGATATGCAACGTCAATACGTGCGAGAGCAGCTCGAGGAAGTGAGCAAAGTGTCCTTTGTGACGCTGGTCGCGAAACGGTCCAAAGCCTTCATCGTCACCACCTTCCTCGCGGTACTTGAAATGGCACGCCTTGGCGAAATCGTATTGAGAATGGCCGGTGACGTGGACGATTTCTACCTTCAGGTGGCCGAAGCCAGCGATCTGTAA
- a CDS encoding NAD-dependent epimerase/dehydratase family protein: MKVLVTGGAGFIASHVADALVGNRHDVHILDDLSSGKLENVPAGATFHQMDIRDPGVGDLFAEHRFEVLVHHAAQMDVRRSVADPAFDAGVNLIGFLNLMESARKAGLKKVVFASTGGAIYGEPEYVPQDEKHPLKPLSPYGITKLSTEKYLYFYQQEYGIPFVALRYGNVYGPRQNPHGEAGVIAIFINRLLANSQAVIYGDGEQTRDYVYVGDVVQANMAAVKYDGSGIFNVGTSIETNVNQLFRLLRDEIRPEMPERHEEARPGEQRRSVLDYKHSEQVLGWAPTVSVEDGLKATVKWFRARAVDA; encoded by the coding sequence ATGAAAGTATTAGTCACAGGCGGCGCAGGCTTCATTGCCTCGCATGTCGCGGACGCTCTCGTCGGCAATCGACACGACGTTCATATCCTGGACGACCTATCGTCTGGAAAGCTGGAGAACGTACCTGCCGGTGCGACCTTTCACCAGATGGACATACGAGACCCGGGTGTTGGCGACCTTTTTGCCGAGCACAGGTTCGAAGTACTTGTTCATCATGCCGCGCAAATGGATGTAAGGCGATCCGTCGCCGACCCTGCCTTCGATGCCGGGGTCAACCTGATCGGTTTCCTGAATCTGATGGAGAGCGCGCGGAAAGCTGGGCTGAAGAAGGTGGTCTTCGCGTCAACCGGCGGCGCGATATATGGCGAGCCGGAGTATGTCCCGCAAGACGAGAAGCACCCACTAAAACCCCTGTCTCCGTACGGTATTACGAAACTGTCCACAGAGAAGTATCTCTACTTCTATCAGCAGGAATACGGGATACCGTTCGTAGCGCTCCGGTATGGAAACGTGTATGGACCGCGACAGAACCCACATGGAGAAGCGGGGGTAATTGCCATATTTATTAACCGACTACTCGCCAACAGCCAGGCCGTGATTTATGGAGACGGCGAGCAGACACGCGACTACGTCTACGTCGGCGACGTGGTGCAGGCCAATATGGCTGCTGTTAAGTATGACGGGTCGGGCATCTTCAACGTCGGAACGTCCATTGAGACAAACGTGAATCAACTGTTTCGACTCCTGCGTGACGAGATTCGTCCGGAGATGCCCGAACGGCATGAGGAAGCACGACCGGGCGAGCAGCGTCGGAGCGTACTCGACTACAAACACTCTGAGCAAGTGTTGGGTTGGGCGCCGACTGTATCTGTTGAAGACGGACTCAAGGCAACGGTCAAGTGGTTTCGTGCACGCGCGGTCGACGCTTGA